In one Aythya fuligula isolate bAytFul2 chromosome 12, bAytFul2.pri, whole genome shotgun sequence genomic region, the following are encoded:
- the OGFOD1 gene encoding prolyl 3-hydroxylase OGFOD1 — protein sequence MGAKRRGAAAAGGGGEEKRGRRAASAQLCAALGDAALRERVAAAWARGESLRDEAVSVEPAPFRHGVLPRFLRSPAFAAELSDELLGLGFTPRRNDLVSGRQSEELGARPEPHVAALRRALSGDVRAWLSAVTQIELEPTIDISCAKYECTDVLLCHDDELEGRRIAFILYLVPPWEKSDGGTLDLFSTDEHFQPQKIIKSLMPSWNTLVFFEVSPVSFHQVSEILSEEKCRLSVSGWFHGPPIDRPAPYIEAPLPRSPHIPYDHEILYEWINVVYLDMDSQAQIQEEFEERSEILLKDFLKKEKFQLLCEALENKDIQWNTRGPPNKRFYEAAEEDSLPDILKNFLQFLRSEALFLLLSNFTGLKLHFLAPSNEDEDAGEGRAADSAGHSSPKPRQDGTEQHADGSAHQPDQPDDISEAQDSETQNGSSTPVCAGELRRWTNGHYTLVHDAQATEFALDLLFFCGCEDWDSEYGGFTSYIAKGEDEELLTVNPEDNCLALVYRDKETMKFVKYINHRSLTRLKKHPNRKGFWDFSFVYYE from the exons ATGGGGGCGAAGCGgcgcggagcggcggcggcggggggcggcggggaggagaagcgggggcggcgggcggccaGCGCCCAGCTCTGCGCTGCCCTAGGCGATGCGGCGCTGAGGGAGCGGGTGGCGGCGGCTTGGGCCCGCGGGGAGTCGCTGCGGGACG AGGCGGTGTCGGTGGAGCCGGCGCCGTTCCGGCACGGGGTGCTGCCCCGCTTCCTGCGCAGCCCGGCCTTCGCGGCGGAGCTGAGCGATGAGCTGCTGGGCCTCGGCTTCACACCGCGCCGCAACGACCTCGTCTCCGGGCGGCAG TCCGAGGAGCTGGGGGCCCGGCCGGAGCCGCACGTCGCCGCGCTGAG GCGAGCGCTGAGCGGAGATGTCCGAGCGTGGCTGTCTGCCGTCACCCAGATCGAGCTGGAGCCCACCATCGACATCTCCTGCGCTAAATACGAGTGTACCG ATGTCTTACTGTGCCACGACGATGAGCTGGAGGGTCGGAGGATTGCTTTCATCCTGTACCTCGTGCCACCCTGGGAGAAGAGCGACGGGGGGACGCTGGACCTGTTTAGCACAGATG aaCACTTTCAGCCACAGAAAATCATCAAGTCATTAATGCCTTCGTGGAACACGCTGGTTTTCTTTGAAGTGTCTCCAGTCTCTTTCCACCAG GTGTCAGAGATCCTGTCGGAGGAGAAGTGCCGCCTGTCAGTGAGCGGCTGGTTTCACGGCCCACCAATAGACAGACCTGCACCCTACATTGAAGCTCCCTTGCCCAGGAGCCCACACATCCCTTATGAT CATGAAATCTTGTATGAGTGGATCAATGTAGTTTATTTGGACATGGACTCCCAAGCTCAAATCCAGGAGGAATTTGAGGAGCGATCAGAAATTCTCCTGAAGGATTTTCTTAAG aaagagaaatttcaacTACTGTGTGAAGCTTTGGAGAACAAAGACATCCAGTGGAATACCCGGGGGCCTCCCAACAAAAG ATTCTAcgaggcagcagaggaggacaGCCTCCCTGACATCCTGAAGAACTTCCTGCAGTTCTTACGCTCAGAGgctttgtttttactgctttccAACTTCACTGGCCTGAAGCTGCACTTCTTGGCACCTTCCAATGAGGATGAAGatgctggggaaggaagagcagcagacagtgctgggcacagcagTCCCAAACCCAGGCAGGATGGGACTGAGCAACACGCTGATGGCAGTGCCCATCAGCCCGACCAGCCTGATGACATCTCCGAAGCACAAGACAGCGAGACACAGAACG GCTCAAGTACCCCTGTGTGCGCAGGGGAGCTGCGACGCTGGACCAACGGGCACTACACTCTAGTCCATGATGCTCAAGCAACTGAGTTTGCTCTCGACCTACTCTTCTTCTGTGGCTGTGAAG acTGGGATTCAGAATATGGTGGCTTTACTTCCTACATTGCTAAAGGTGAAGATGAAGAG CTCTTGACAGTGAACCCAGAGGACAACTGCTTGGCCCTGGTATATAGAGACAAAGAAACTATGAAGTTTGTGAAATACATCAATCACCGCAGCTTGACACGCCTGAAAAAGCATCcaaacagaaaaggattttGGGATTTTTCATTTGTCTATTATGAGTGA
- the NUDT21 gene encoding cleavage and polyadenylation specificity factor subunit 5, which yields MSVVPPNRSQTGWPRGVNQFGNKYIQQTKPLTLERTINLYPLTNYTFGTKEPLYEKDSSVAARFQRMREEFDKIGMRRTVEGVLIVHEHRLPHVLLLQLGTTFFKLPGGELNPGEDEVEGLKRLMTEILGRQDGVQQDWVIDDCIGNWWRPNFEPPQYPYIPAHITKPKEHKKLFLVQLQEKALFAVPKNYKLVAAPLFELYDNAPGYGPIISSLPQLLSRFNFIYN from the exons ATGTCGGTGGTGCCGCCCAACCGCTCGCAGACCGGCTGGCCCCGCGGGGTCAACCAGTTCGGCAATAAGTACATCCAGCAGACCAAGCCGCTCACCCTCGAGAGGACCATCAACCT GTATCCTCTTACCAACTATACCTTTGGTACAAAGGAGCCCCTCTATGAGAAGGACAGCTCAGTGGCAGCTCGCTTTCAACGCATGAGAGAAGAATTTGACAAAATCGGCATGAGGCGGACCGTGGAAGGGGTTCTGATCGTACACGAGCATAGGCTGCCCCACGTGCTGTTACTGCAGCTGGGGACGACTTTCTTCAAGCT ACCTGGTGGTGAACTCAATCCAGGAGAAGATGAGGTAGAGGGGCTCAAACGCTTAATGACAGAG ATACTGGGCCGTCAGGATGGTGTTCAGCAAGACTGGGTGATCGATGACTGCATTGGCAACTGGTGGAGACCGAACTTCGAACCTCCGCAG tatcCCTATATCCCAGCTCATattacaaaaccaaaagagcacaaaaagcttttcttggTCCAGCTTCAAGAAAAGG CTTTGTTTGCAGTCCCCAAAAATTACAAACTGGTCGCTGCACCGTTGTTTGAGCTCTATGACAACGCACCAGGATATGGACCTATTATTTCCAGCCTTCCTCAACTTTTGAGCAG GTTCAACTTTATCTACAACTGA